In a genomic window of Methylovirgula sp. 4M-Z18:
- the tgt gene encoding tRNA guanosine(34) transglycosylase Tgt, with amino-acid sequence MTDPLFSFSVHKTDGAARTGAISTPRGTIRTPAFMPVGTAATVKAMHPEEVRQLGADVVLGNVYHLMLRPGAERVAALGGLHTFMNWQQPILTDSGGFQVMSLAKLRKLDENGVTFQSHIDGRKFELTPERSIEIQRLLGSDIQMQLDECVKLPCSDEEAARAMRLSLRWAERSLKAFGHQPGRAIHGIVQGGAVRTLRVESAKALSDMPFHGYSIGGLAVGEPQDVMLAMIEEVMPHLPEDKQRYLMGVGTPDDLLESVARGVDMFDCVMPTRAGRHGLAYSRYGKINLLNARHADDPRPIDEESRWAATRTYSRAYLHHLMKAGEILGMMLLTSINLAYYQDLMAGARAAIAAGTYKQYVADTKAGWERGDLTPLQP; translated from the coding sequence ATGACCGATCCTCTCTTTTCCTTTTCCGTCCACAAAACCGACGGTGCAGCCCGTACCGGCGCGATTTCGACGCCTCGCGGCACCATCCGCACGCCGGCGTTTATGCCTGTCGGCACCGCGGCCACCGTCAAGGCGATGCACCCCGAAGAGGTGCGGCAGCTTGGTGCAGATGTCGTTCTTGGCAATGTCTATCACCTCATGCTGCGCCCCGGCGCCGAGCGGGTGGCCGCGCTTGGCGGCCTGCACACATTCATGAACTGGCAACAGCCGATTCTGACCGATTCCGGCGGCTTTCAAGTGATGTCGCTCGCCAAATTGCGCAAGTTGGACGAGAACGGCGTTACCTTCCAGTCGCATATCGACGGCCGCAAATTCGAGCTGACGCCGGAGCGTTCCATCGAGATCCAGCGGCTGCTGGGGTCCGACATTCAGATGCAACTCGACGAATGCGTGAAATTGCCCTGTTCGGACGAGGAGGCGGCCCGTGCCATGCGTTTGTCGTTGCGCTGGGCGGAGCGCTCGCTCAAGGCCTTCGGCCACCAGCCGGGGCGGGCGATTCACGGGATCGTGCAAGGCGGCGCGGTCCGGACCTTACGTGTCGAAAGCGCGAAGGCCCTGAGCGACATGCCGTTCCACGGCTATTCAATCGGCGGCCTCGCCGTCGGGGAGCCGCAGGACGTGATGCTGGCGATGATCGAAGAGGTCATGCCCCACCTGCCGGAGGACAAGCAGCGTTATCTCATGGGGGTCGGGACGCCGGACGATCTCTTGGAAAGCGTCGCGCGGGGGGTCGACATGTTCGATTGCGTCATGCCGACGCGGGCCGGGCGGCACGGCCTCGCCTATAGCCGCTATGGCAAGATCAATCTTTTGAATGCCCGTCACGCCGACGATCCGCGGCCGATCGACGAAGAGTCCCGATGGGCGGCGACCCGCACCTATTCGCGCGCCTATCTGCATCACCTGATGAAGGCGGGCGAGATCTTGGGCATGATGCTCCTGACGTCGATCAACCTCGCCTATTACCAGGACCTGATGGCCGGCGCGCGCGCCGCCATCGCCGCCGGCACCTACAAGCAATATGTGGCGGACACCAAGGCTGGATGGGAGCGGGGCGATCTAACGCCGCTGCAACCGTGA
- a CDS encoding tetratricopeptide repeat protein yields MAILVGIAFAQPAAAQTGAANDLAACRDMAGPDVALPACRRVSQNSAAPVADRVEAYTTAGTIQLAQPATATADFTEALKLDPSFYPAYTGRAMAELMQHQLDKADADLQKASALNQKGDPETFYVMGLVAEARGDHEAKIAYMSKILAVVPDSYEAYSGRGNGYLAEGKYDQAVADLKKAVALNPDAAPVLKLNLFAAYTGRGTDRMAHGQPQSAVDDFTQAITLDPQSATAFNNRGDAYNMMEEYGQAIQDLTKSIELDRNYAVAYLNRGVSYIKMHQPDQAIKDLTRAIALDGERPLAYLMRGEAYIDIPNKAAALDDFRRGLALTPETDPDRALIQAEIYNLSR; encoded by the coding sequence TTGGCGATCCTTGTCGGCATTGCCTTCGCCCAACCAGCGGCGGCGCAGACAGGCGCTGCGAACGACCTCGCCGCCTGCCGGGATATGGCCGGGCCTGACGTCGCGCTCCCAGCCTGCCGTCGCGTGAGCCAAAACTCCGCCGCGCCGGTCGCGGATCGTGTCGAGGCTTACACGACCGCCGGCACGATTCAGTTGGCGCAACCGGCCACAGCGACAGCAGATTTCACCGAGGCGCTGAAGCTCGATCCCAGCTTTTATCCCGCATATACTGGCCGTGCGATGGCGGAGCTTATGCAACACCAGCTGGACAAGGCGGACGCAGATCTCCAGAAAGCATCGGCGCTGAACCAGAAAGGCGATCCCGAAACATTCTACGTTATGGGCCTGGTCGCAGAAGCAAGGGGCGACCATGAAGCCAAGATCGCCTATATGAGCAAGATTCTCGCCGTCGTGCCGGATAGTTACGAGGCCTACAGCGGCCGCGGCAATGGCTATCTCGCGGAAGGGAAATATGATCAGGCGGTCGCGGACCTCAAAAAGGCGGTCGCGCTGAACCCAGATGCCGCCCCGGTGTTGAAACTCAACCTCTTCGCGGCTTATACCGGCCGTGGCACGGACCGAATGGCACATGGTCAGCCTCAGAGCGCTGTCGATGATTTCACCCAGGCCATCACGCTCGATCCCCAGTCCGCCACCGCGTTCAACAATCGCGGCGACGCCTACAACATGATGGAAGAGTATGGTCAGGCGATCCAGGATCTGACCAAGTCTATCGAATTGGATCGCAACTATGCTGTGGCCTATCTGAATCGTGGTGTGTCATATATAAAAATGCACCAGCCGGACCAAGCGATCAAGGACCTTACCCGGGCGATCGCGCTCGATGGCGAGCGACCGCTCGCCTACTTGATGCGCGGCGAGGCTTATATCGATATACCCAATAAAGCCGCCGCGCTGGACGACTTCCGGCGCGGCCTGGCGCTCACGCCAGAAACCGATCCGGACCGCGCTCTCATTCAGGCTGAGATCTATAATTTGTCGCGTTAG
- a CDS encoding class I SAM-dependent methyltransferase yields the protein MALDSHIAQLIRTHFPVVPVPSLPSIRLHRAGPKSGLWRLAEQDEEGFGTPYWAYVWGGGLVLAHYVRDHPEVVAGRKVLDLGTGSGLVAIAAAKAGAGEVVAADIDKYAMTAAALNAALNDATMAIIQGDMLDGPPPAVDLILIGDLFYAPELAERVLPFLDRCLNAHVDVLIGDPWRADLPRSRLQLVAEYPIVDFGTSARAEPQMAGVFVVA from the coding sequence ATGGCTTTGGACTCCCATATCGCGCAACTCATCCGCACACATTTTCCCGTTGTGCCGGTGCCTTCGCTTCCCTCCATCCGTCTGCACCGGGCCGGGCCGAAAAGCGGGCTGTGGCGTCTTGCCGAGCAAGATGAGGAAGGGTTCGGCACGCCGTACTGGGCCTATGTATGGGGCGGGGGACTTGTGCTTGCGCATTATGTTCGCGACCATCCCGAGGTGGTCGCTGGCCGGAAAGTTCTCGATCTCGGCACCGGTTCCGGCCTCGTCGCCATTGCCGCGGCGAAGGCCGGTGCCGGCGAGGTGGTCGCTGCCGATATCGATAAATATGCGATGACGGCAGCTGCGCTCAATGCGGCGCTGAACGACGCGACCATGGCCATCATCCAGGGCGACATGCTGGATGGCCCCCCGCCGGCGGTCGATCTGATTCTGATCGGCGATCTCTTCTATGCGCCGGAGCTTGCCGAGCGCGTCCTGCCATTTCTCGACCGATGTCTCAACGCGCACGTCGACGTCTTGATCGGTGATCCGTGGCGCGCCGATTTGCCCCGCTCGAGGCTGCAACTCGTCGCCGAATATCCCATTGTCGATTTCGGCACCTCGGCGCGCGCCGAGCCGCAAATGGCCGGCGTGTTTGTCGTGGCATAG